A region from the Triticum urartu cultivar G1812 chromosome 1, Tu2.1, whole genome shotgun sequence genome encodes:
- the LOC125529233 gene encoding uncharacterized protein LOC125529233, which translates to MAIAETAAVAATPTTTSETAPMSPASAKAGAAAIAPATRRGWLRRLVPREYLPRSRRWKTRASATGAAEAAGEGGAAGPSSYRRLASSLSRSFRWKRMPALPSLSLRAGSASAALDEFMEPGVVYYKSSKIANQIAVAGAVVGLGESLAFAGAAGLDERLFLGAVSKGAAGSRVMDIFGERALSRDFSSGGSVRYIIKDLGMALEVGDGQEEEEANVLPGSALYRQMFSAMAANGDGELCLQGLITVVERLNGIMRNVLLQSPYLFHSHKPSAATMAAPGSLGLLQAPSFAAAKCRPVTATSRGGPRAVFTVRASAASTATKDAVLRPFRENRALKIISGLQNFDRSNVASVVTAADKGGATHVDIACDQDLVKLALELTNLPICVSSVDPSAFQSAVEAGAQMIEIGNYDSFYDAGIEFSSEQILNLTRETRKILPDITLSVTVPHTLSLPDQMRLAELLEEESADIIQTEGGKCSSPTKPGVLGLIEKATPTLAAAYSISRAVSIPVMCASGLSSVTAPMAVTAGAAGVGVGSAINKLNDVVAMIAEVRSIAEALGTKASRNVSEDLRRVHN; encoded by the exons ATGGCCATCGCCGAGACGGCAGCGGTGGCGGCGACGCCGACGACGACGTCGGAGACGGCGCCCATGTCCCCGGCCTCGGCGAAGGCCGGGGCGGCGGCGATCGCCCCGGCCACGCGGCGCGGGTGGCTGCGCCGGCTCGTGCCGCGGGAGTACCTGCCCCGGAGCCGGCGGTGGAAGACCCGCGCCAGTGCCACTGGTGCTGCCGAGGCCGCGGGcgagggcggggcggcggggccGTCGTCGTACCGGAGGCTGGCGTCGTCGCTGTCGCGGTCGTTCCGGTGGAAGCGCATGCCGGCGCTCCCGTCCCTCAGCCTGCGCGCCGGCTCGGCGTCGGCGGCGCTGGACG AATTTATGGAGCCGGGAGTTGTTTATTACAAG AGCAGCAAGATCGCGAACCAGATCGCGGTGGCCGGCGCCGTGGTCGGCCTCGGCGAGTCCCTGGCCTTCGCCGGAGCCGCCGGGCTCGACGAGCGGCTGTTCCTCGGCGCGGTGTCCAAGGGCGCCGCGGGGTCGCGCGTGATGGACATCTTCGGGGAGCGCGCGCTGAGCCGCGACTTCTCGTCCGGGGGATCCGTGCGGTACATCATCAAGGACCTCGGCATGGCGCTGGAGGTCGGCGACggccaggaggaggaggaggccaacGTGCTGCCAGGGTCGGCGCTGTACCGGCAGATGTTCTCGGCCatggcggccaacggcgacggcGAGCTGTGCCTGCAGGGACTGATCACCGTCGTCGAGCGCCTGAACGGCATAATGCGCAA TGTACTGCTTCAGTCTCCTTATCTCTTTCACTCCCACAAACCTTCAGCAGCAACAATGGCAGCACCGGGCTCCCTAGGACTTCTCCAGGCGCCGTCCTTCGCCGCGGCCAAGTGCCGTCCGGTGACGGCCACGAGCCGGGGAGGGCCACGAGCTGTGTTCACCGTCCGCGCCTCGGCGGCTTCCACTGCCACCAAGGACGCCGTGCTCAGGCCCTTCCGCGAGAACAGGGCTCTCAAG ATCATTTCGGGGCTTCAGAACTTCGACAGGTCCAATGTTGCGTCTGTCGTCACGGCTGCAGATAAG GGAGGTGCTACCCATGTTGATATAGCATGTGACCAGGACTTGGTAAAGCTGGCGCTTGAGCTTACTAACCTCCCG ATATGTGTATCGTCTGTGGATCCTTCAGCATTCCAATCTGCGGTAGAAGCTGGTGCTCAAATG ATTGAGATTGGAAACTACGACTCCTTTTACGATGCAGGCATTGAATTCTCATCTGAGCAA ATACTGAACCTGACAAGGGAGACAAGGAAGATACTTCCAGACATCACATTGTCAGTAACAGTTCCCCACACTCTGAGCCTTCCGGATCAG ATGAGACTTGCAGAGCTACTTGAAGAGGAAAGCGCTGATATCATCCAGACTGAAGGCGGGAAGTGTTCTAGTCCAACAAAGCCTGGTGTTCTTGGACTAATAGAAAAG GCAACACCAACATTGGCAGCTGCATACTCCATCTCTAGGGCCGTCAGCATACCGGTGATGTGCGCATCGGGGCTAAGTTCAGTGACTGCACCAATGGCAGTAACCGCAGGAGCTGCTGGCGTG GGAGTTGGCTCTGCGATTAACAAGCTCAATGATGTCGTGGCAATGATTGCCGAGGTGAGGAGCATTGCGGAGGCTCTGGGGACGAAGGCTTCGAGGAATGTGTCCGAGGACCTGAGAAGAGTTCACAATTAG